A single genomic interval of Deltaproteobacteria bacterium harbors:
- a CDS encoding N-acetyltransferase: MPRRFPQHQPAPLLEGFLFFFRFFRLCHHQLRQNLLLVLAKKQGEYIAGSFNLKKGNKLYGRYWGCREPIPNLHFEF; this comes from the coding sequence ATGCCTCGAAGATTCCCGCAGCATCAACCTGCCCCATTACTGGAAGGCTTTTTATTTTTCTTTCGTTTTTTCAGACTCTGCCATCATCAACTGCGTCAAAATCTTTTACTCGTCTTGGCGAAAAAACAGGGGGAATATATTGCAGGGAGTTTCAATTTAAAAAAAGGAAACAAACTGTATGGCCGTTACTGGGGCTGCCGTGAACCGATTCCGAATTTGCATTTCGAATTTTGA